The DNA segment GCTCAGCACTTTCATGGAGAAATAGGATTTATCTGTAATGGAAACAAGTGGCAGAAATCAACTGAAACATGTACAAGCCTTTCTGTGGAAACACTCTTTATGGTGATGTATTTGCATATTTGCATCTTATTTGCATATTCtacaagaaacattttaaatgttttctgttcAGCATGACAATAAATCTCAGATCTGGACCTGAGAAATTCTACAGAGTGGGTTCAAATTTGTTTCTTATCCTTCCTTCCTCACCCAAACTCTCAGCCACATTATTTCTCCCTCTCAAAATCTTtactcaaaaaacaaagaaaaaaaagatctgaaaTTCATTCAGACAGTGATAAACACTTAGAGATTAAAATTTTAGCTCTAAAAATGGATTTTCATACCTCTTATGCTAATCAGTTAAGCAAGTGAATTTGTCTACAGTTAAATTCATTTGATATCTTTTTTCTCATACTTTCAATCACTTGACCAAAGGAAGACAGAGGTGTGTGtcccagaaagaataaaaatccaatgaataaaacaattctcaattaaaatattttatgttgtatCCTCTCACTTAGCCACTGTTTGCTTCTGCCTCTCCTTCATCCCTGTAGAAGCACATTGATCTCTGCATTTCCTAAAATGTCAAGTGTTTTTAGAATAGGAGTGTCAGTGCATTctctgtcacttcagttcagttcaattcagttcagtcgctcactcatggctgacactttgcgaccctaaggactgcagcatgccaggcctccctgtccatcaccaacttccggagtttactcaaactcatgctcattgaaccggtgatgccatccaacagtctcatcctctgttgtccccttctcctcctgccttcaatctttcctagcatcaaggtcttttcaaatgagtcagctcttcacatcaggtggcccaaagtattggagcttcagcttcagcatcagtccttccaatgaatattcaggactgatttcctttaggatgggctggttggatttccttgacgTGTTGGGTGCTTAATCATTTTTGAGTGAAATAACCATCTTTTTACAAACAGGACTCAAACAGTGCATCACGCCTCTCTGTGGCAGCACCGTCTATAACTCTGCACATTCTTGACTACCAAACCCCAGAGCCCATCAGGAGTGTAGCTCAAGGAATCCAAAAGAATTGCCCACTGGATTACGCCTGCATAATTAATGCTGTGAAATCATCAGAAGCAACGTCCGGAAATATTGCATTTATAGTGGAGTTACTAAAAAACATTTCTACAGATTTGTCTGATAATGTCACCCAGGAGAAAATGAAGGTATTCTttgttaaattcatttaaaaagctgacaattttttgtttcaaaatctTGCACTTTAATAGTTTCAAAATAGTTTTCACGGTAAAAACTACCATAACCAGAATAACAACTCATTTCAGTTTTGGGTATGGAGTCATCCTAGTTTATGGATATGGAGTCATCCTAGTTTATGGACGTTTTCaagaaacagtgaaagtgaaagtcactcagtcacatccaactctttgtgactccatagactatatagtccatggaattctctaggccagaatactggcgtgggtagcctttcccttctccaggggatcttcccaacccagggattgaacccaggtctcccacattgcaggtggattctttaccagctgagccacaaaggaagcccaataatattggagtgggtagcctatcccttctccagcagatcttcctgacccaggaatcgaacagaggtccccagcattgcaggtggattctttatcaactgagctatcagggaaacccctttCAAGAAGTAAGAACATTTTTAATACAGGTTTTTGTACAGACTGAATATTTGCAAGGAACTGTCACATAATGATCCTGTGAGGAAGACTTTGACTACTGTAAAGtttcccaaattttatttttttaaaatgtaattgtaCTGAGAAATGTTAGCAGAGGTTCTATTTCTTAAAAGAGAGATCTGTAGTACAGCAGATACAGGAATTCTGGGGTAAATGAAGCCAAGTAGGTCTTATGGCAGGACTTTCTAGAGCTTTAAATGTGTTAATAAACTTTGGCACTCTTCATAATGTTCGAGGGGAGGATAGGATATGGGGTGCTGTACTTGGATTTCCAGAGGACTATTTCCTCCTTAAACAGTCATTAATATCTCATGGAAAACTTGGGTTATACAAATTGAAGTTGGAAATGTTGCTTGGGGCATATAATAAAGCAGGCAACCCTTTGCTATAGTTCAtctcatttcatttcatcttatttgcttatttcaatttattttatcttattattttttagtttatatttattgattttttaaaaattgggatatagttgctttacaatgctgtgttaatttctgctgtatggcaaagtgaaccagcttcaagtatatatatatcccctctgttttggatttccttcctatttaggtcaccacagaacattaAGCAGAgattcttgtgctatacagcaggttatCAATatcatcagttatctattttatccatattagtgtatatatgtcaaccttcaatcttattttgtttatttcatttcttttttatcatattttgtttttaacatttctaatttttttcctcttgccgAAGTCCTACTAGTATGAGATTCTAATAATCAGTGAATTTGAAGAGAAACATGTCAAATAATATCAAATCATTTGATCTTTAGAAACTTGAGGTTTTAGAAATCGACTTTGTACTGCAGTGTGTGTATCTCCAGTATCGTATCTACTTCTCTCCTCTGCAGAGCTACAGCAAAGTGGCCAACCACATCCTCAACCCCGCGGTCATTCCAAACTGGGCTTTCATTCCAGACAAAAATGTCAGCTCCGATTTGTTGCAGGCAGTGAACTGGTTTGCGAGGCAACTCCACATCCAAAATGAACCTGAGCACATTGTGGATGAACTCTTCATTCAGACAAAAGGGTTCCCCATCAACAACAAGACCTCAGAGAGaagtctcagtttctccatgaACTTGAACAACAcagtggagggcatcctaggaatCATAgaaattcccaggcaagagctgTGGAAGCTGCCCCCAAATGCATCCCAAGCTGTTGGCATAGCTTTTCCCACCCTGGGGGCAGTCCTGAAAGAAGCCCACTTGGAAAATGCCCATCTTCCCAGGCTGGTAAATGGACTGGTCCTTTCAGTGATTTTACCAGAAAAATTGGAGCAAATCTTATTCACCTTTGAGAAgatcaacaaatcacagaatgcCAGGGCCCAGTGTGTTGGCTGGCACTCCAGGAAAAGAAGGTGGGATGAGAATGTCTGTGAAACAACGCTGGACACCAAGAATAGAGTGAAATGCCGGTGTAACTACACCAACGTGATGATGTCTTTTTCCATCCTCATGTCCCCCATATCTGTGGACGATAAAGTCCTGGACTACATCACCTGCATTGGGCTCAGCGTCTCCATCCTCAGCTTGATTCTTTGCCTGATGATTGAAGCCACCGTCTGGTCCCGGGTGGTCATGACGGACATATCATATATGCGACATGTATGCATTGTGAATATAGCTGTGTCGCTCTTGACTGCCAATGTGTGGTTCATCTTAGGCTCCAACTTTAACAAAAAGGCCCAGGACTACAACTGGTGTGTTGCGGTGACATTTTTTAGCCACTTTTTCTACCTCTGTCTGTTTTTCTGGATGCTCTTCAAAGCCCTGCTCATCATCTATGGACTGCTGGTGGTTTTCCGGAGGATGGTGAGGTCCCGCATGATGGCCATTGGCTTTGCCGTTGGCTATGGGTGCCCGTTAGTCATTGCTGCCACCACTGTGGCTATCACAGTGCCAGGGAAAGGCTACATGAGACGTGGTGCCTGTTGGCTTAACTGGGATGACACCAAAGCCCTTCTAGCCTTTGCCATCCCAGCCTTGGTCATTGTGGCTGTGAAtcttgttgtggttttgattgtgGCTGTCAACACTCAGAGGCCCTCTATTGGCAGTTCCAAGTCTCAAGATGTGGCCATAATCCTGAGGATCAGCAAAAATGTCGCCATTCTCACCCCACTGTTGGGACTGACCTGGGGTTTTGGAATAGCTACGCTCATAGAAGGCACTTCCTTGATATTCCACATAATCTTTGCCCTGCTCAATGCTTTCCAGGTAAGTTCTGGGAGAGAGACTTATTTTATTGATACTACTGATACTATTAGCTACTCTTTTATTATCTTATAATTTGGTATTCTGGCTATACAACAAAATATGGCTATGgtttaaaaatacagaacaacACATATTCCTTCCATTTCCTTTCATATCTTAGAGACATTTATCTGTGACATCTCTCTGTCTATTGATTGTCGAGTTGGATTTCGACGATCAGGCTGATTGGGTAGGCATCtccttttgtcttttctaaagTTGCAACGTGAAAAGACATTGACCTTCACTTATGGAAGACTAGTCTTTGGTTAGGGATGTGTGAGGCTACATTTACATAGTATGCCTCAAAACAAGCACAATTTTTATCCTTTCTCAAGTAGTCTGGGCAATCTATGAAATAATAGTCATTTTTCACAGCATGCAGAGATGGCCCATGACACTCACTTTGGATGTTAATCAGTCAGGGATTCTCATACTCCTTCCCTGCTATTCTctgtaaaataaatgttatttgttATTCACAGATGGATCCCAGCAATGTCACTTTCTCTGGTCCTCAGACTTCTCTGTAAAATAAAGATGGATCTAAAATGATCTCTAATGTCTTTTCTTGCTTAACATGCTTGCTTTGATAAGATTATCCATCTAAAAGTTGTTCCACTTCATTTTGGCTACTAAGCCACTTTTGGGAAGCTGTCATTAGGCTGCTTTCTGCACCCATGAGTaatagaaaatttaggaagttcatatatatatatatatttaaatatatttatttggcagctctgggtcttagtcgcagcaagtaggatctagttcccagaccagggatcaaacccagaccccttgCATTAGtggtgtggagtcttagccactgggccacctgggaaatctcagaaggtttatatttttaatatattttaaatcaggAGCTGGCAAACTGTGGCCTGCTGCCTATGTTTATAAATAGTTTATTGAAATACACCTTACACATGGGCTTACATACACACTATTTTATtgaaaaagttttattgaaatacaccttacacacacacattttgcctATGGTGGCTTTCATGCTACAGTGGCAAAGGTGAGATAGTTGGAACAGAGGctgtaaagcctaaaatatttattatctgcttcttttcagaaaaatattttcaaaaaaattttcatcaatgctttaaattaaatataactgTTTAACAAAGCAACAAAGTATTTCATATCACTATTACTCTATTTCAAAACCTAATGTGAAATAATAAAGCCAACTTTAAAGTAATGCCAGCTCAGTACAATTATATATCTTATTCATAATTTCTTAATAACTAAAGAGaacatttatttcattctttcctctgTATTGCTTTAAAGAGAAACCTTTTACTTAAGGTTTTCTTTGGGAATGGGGATCAAAAGCTCTTGGACTCACATAAATCTCCCCTGCTCTTGAAGTTATGCTCATTACCTCTGATCTCATCCTACTTTGCAATTTAATTAAACCCCAGGAAATTTTGTTCTGCATTTCTCTTTCAGATCATTTCTCTCTCTATTTTCTTGATGGAAAGACAATTTCTAGACTCCCTTTAGTTGCACACGTTCATTTTTCTAAAACAAGGGTTCTCTGTGACTCACAATTcagcattttcagttttctgatcaGTGTTTCCTCTCCATGAAACCATCCTTAGaaaccaggcttcccttcacTCTTGTGGCAGGGTTCAGACTTTCCTTGCAAGGCTCCTAACTCCCGTGACTTAAAAGGATTGACTGGCAATTATTCTGACTTTGTAGGTGACCAGATAATTTAAACTCCAAGAGATCCTGGTCTTGCGGGTTTCTTTagacttttctctctctttctttcttttatgcagtaacttctttcatcagttttagaGACTCTGTTActgttaaatcacttcagtcgtgtccaactctgtgcgaccccacagatggcagcccaccaggctgccccgtccttgggattctccaggcaagaacactggagtgggttgccatttccttctccaatgcatgaaagtgaaaagtgaaagaaaagtcgctcagtcgtgcctgactcagcgattccatggactgcagcccacaaggctcctccatccatgggattttccaggcaagagtactggagtggggtgccattgccttctccgttacggACTCTAGCTGCCTGTTTCTTGACTTTTCCATTGAAAGTAGACTAGAATACATTTCATTTTCCCATGACACCTTCCCTGATTGTAACTTTGAATGAcaaaattttatgtgtgtgttactATCAGCATGAGTAAGAACAACCACCTTAATACCTGGGAAGAAAGTAAACAGATTTAATAAGTTTGAAAACTATCCTACATCTGAAGCCAttcaagaaatatcaatcactctCATGCACATGCATGAAGGCGGTCCTCTTTTTCTGAGGTCCATTCAAAGAAAACACTCATTAGTGCAAGAGAATCAGTAGAAACTGCAGTTTCTAATATATGATAACTATCTTTGAAGGAATCTAGAAGAGTGGTGTTAAAATAACTTCTGGGTTATGGTCTGCAGAACTGTCCCTCATACTTTTGTTGAATTCTGTCACAGGGGTTCTTCATCTTGCTGTTTGGAACCATTATGGACCACAAGGTAACTTGAATTTCTGTCACTCACTGTAAATGTTTTCCATGTGGTTGGGGGGAGCAGGAGGATGAAGCAGCCTTGATCAGAGAGGACAGTGGAGAAGAGCTGAGTTTGTGGGGTGGTTCAAGGCATCAgctgtggggggttgggggggagaaGGGAAGAACTGTACTCTCTCTTGTCCTGCTCCTTCTCAAGTCAACTGGAGGTTATATTTGAACATAGccagtgaaaaaaatagaaaccatgACCAGAACTTTAATCTTAATCCTAAATCTAGTTATGATTACATCTCAACTTTTATCcaagtttcattatttttcaagcaTGGTGCTGAACCATCTGATGCTGCTTCTGCCAGAGTTGCTGGCCTCAAAGTTTCAGGACCCAGGTCTAGACCTTGAGGATACTGTCATTTCTTCACTCTCATTTCTTCTTTAGATACGAGATGCTTTGAGGATGAGGATGTCTTCACTGAAGGGGCAGTCGAGGGTAGCAGAGGTAAGCCTTTCCCTTTCAGTCTCAGTACTGGAAGGTCGGTGTTCTCAGTAGAGTCATACGGAGACAAATACTATAGCTCAATATTGGGGATTTGTTAGCAAACAGAATCAAGAGGGGAtacctttattcattcatttcttcagtcAACAGATTTGGAGTATCTTGTTAGAGCTTAGGGTCACTGGAACCTACCCCTCAAAAAAagtttccagggaattccctgatggcccCGTAgttgggactccatgctttcacacctagggcctgggtttgaaccctggttggggaactaagatcttgcaagccctGCAGCATGccgagaaaagaaaaaaagcaaagtttCCATACTGGTTGTATTTCAACTAAATACATTTGGACTATTGAGAGAGACAATGTGAATGCGTAGACCATAGATTCATAAAGTGCCAGAGGTGGAAGTAAGACATGAGTTAGAAATGAGATACTAGACCACCCTTGTCATTTCATAGGTAAGGAAACCAAGGCCTAGAGTACTTATGAGATTTGACCAGAGTGACCCAGCAGTT comes from the Capricornis sumatraensis isolate serow.1 chromosome 22, serow.2, whole genome shotgun sequence genome and includes:
- the LOC138069784 gene encoding adhesion G protein-coupled receptor F4-like — its product is MKSQATTICCLILFLATEYSHSRFHIHTKDGDKLQSPERKPKTGRIQEKCHGPCSTSNCSQPCAQHFHGEIGFICNGNKWQKSTETCTSLSVETLFMDSNSASRLSVAAPSITLHILDYQTPEPIRSVAQGIQKNCPLDYACIINAVKSSEATSGNIAFIVELLKNISTDLSDNVTQEKMKSYSKVANHILNPAVIPNWAFIPDKNVSSDLLQAVNWFARQLHIQNEPEHIVDELFIQTKGFPINNKTSERSLSFSMNLNNTVEGILGIIEIPRQELWKLPPNASQAVGIAFPTLGAVLKEAHLENAHLPRLVNGLVLSVILPEKLEQILFTFEKINKSQNARAQCVGWHSRKRRWDENVCETTLDTKNRVKCRCNYTNVMMSFSILMSPISVDDKVLDYITCIGLSVSILSLILCLMIEATVWSRVVMTDISYMRHVCIVNIAVSLLTANVWFILGSNFNKKAQDYNWCVAVTFFSHFFYLCLFFWMLFKALLIIYGLLVVFRRMVRSRMMAIGFAVGYGCPLVIAATTVAITVPGKGYMRRGACWLNWDDTKALLAFAIPALVIVAVNLVVVLIVAVNTQRPSIGSSKSQDVAIILRISKNVAILTPLLGLTWGFGIATLIEGTSLIFHIIFALLNAFQGFFILLFGTIMDHKIRDALRMRMSSLKGQSRVAENASLGPTYGSKLMNR